One Aliidongia dinghuensis DNA segment encodes these proteins:
- a CDS encoding Na/Pi cotransporter family protein codes for MSATWTLLDLAGDVVLLLWGMHMVHNGIMRAYGADLRRVLGRMLGNRVRAMLAGAGLTVLLQSSTATSLMAASFAGQGALDLVPGLAIMLGANLGTTLVVQILSFDVSKVVPLFLIAGFAAFKHGTKRGGRDLGRIGLGLGMMLLALHLLGIALEPAAAAPALRELLASLTGDPVLDLVLAAVLTWATHSSVAVVLLVSQLAMSGTLPPAASLAFVLGANLGSTVPALLSAGQDRVAQRLPLGNMLIRLAGCILALPFLSTLARLLGTLAADPARLVADFHTAFNLLLAIASVFFLDPLGRLLTRLLPAKAKASDPAMPLFLDYAALDTPHLALANATREVLRVAETVETMLRAAQDALLAPNSAGAAKLSGMGKTVDRLLEAVKAYVAHIGEDAMNEDDARRRFKMLAFIVSLGHATDVVERGLATSGFRKLRGDIVLPPVEAEAVTSLFGLLLDNLRLALSTLISGDERGARALLDAKRRFNEREHALATQHLASLRNSNPASGLDASALYLAVLRDLKQIDSHLAAVAYPLPEAESRQSATESTEACP; via the coding sequence ATGAGCGCGACCTGGACGCTCCTCGATCTGGCAGGCGATGTCGTTCTGCTGCTGTGGGGCATGCATATGGTCCACAACGGCATCATGCGTGCCTATGGGGCCGACCTGCGCCGGGTGCTGGGCCGCATGCTGGGCAACCGGGTTCGGGCCATGCTCGCCGGCGCGGGCCTGACGGTGCTGCTGCAGTCGAGCACGGCGACAAGCCTGATGGCGGCGTCCTTCGCGGGTCAGGGCGCGCTCGACCTGGTGCCTGGCCTCGCCATCATGCTCGGCGCCAATCTCGGCACAACCCTGGTCGTGCAGATCCTGTCCTTCGACGTCTCGAAGGTCGTGCCGCTGTTCCTGATTGCCGGCTTCGCCGCCTTCAAGCATGGCACGAAGCGGGGTGGACGCGATCTCGGCCGGATCGGGCTTGGCCTGGGCATGATGCTGCTGGCGCTGCATCTCCTCGGCATTGCCCTCGAACCGGCGGCGGCGGCACCGGCACTCAGGGAACTGCTCGCCAGCCTGACGGGCGACCCGGTGCTCGACCTCGTGCTTGCGGCCGTGCTGACCTGGGCGACCCATTCCAGCGTCGCCGTCGTGCTGCTGGTGAGCCAGCTTGCGATGTCCGGAACCCTGCCGCCTGCGGCGAGCCTGGCCTTCGTGCTGGGCGCCAATCTCGGCTCGACTGTCCCGGCTCTCCTCAGTGCCGGACAGGACCGCGTGGCACAGCGACTGCCGCTCGGCAACATGCTCATCCGGCTCGCCGGGTGTATCCTGGCGCTTCCTTTCCTCAGCACGCTTGCGCGCCTGCTCGGCACGCTGGCCGCGGATCCCGCCCGCCTTGTGGCGGACTTCCACACGGCCTTCAACCTGCTGCTCGCGATCGCGTCAGTATTTTTCCTCGATCCGCTGGGCCGTCTTCTGACGCGGCTGCTGCCGGCCAAGGCCAAGGCATCGGACCCGGCAATGCCGCTGTTTCTCGATTACGCCGCGCTCGATACGCCGCATCTGGCGCTCGCCAATGCGACGCGCGAGGTGCTCAGGGTTGCGGAAACGGTCGAGACGATGCTGCGCGCCGCCCAGGACGCCCTGCTCGCACCCAATTCCGCCGGTGCTGCCAAGCTGAGCGGGATGGGCAAGACGGTCGATCGCCTGCTGGAAGCGGTGAAGGCCTATGTCGCCCACATCGGCGAAGACGCCATGAACGAGGACGACGCCCGCCGACGGTTCAAGATGCTCGCCTTCATCGTCAGCCTCGGCCACGCGACGGATGTCGTCGAGCGCGGCCTGGCGACGAGCGGCTTTCGCAAGCTGCGTGGCGACATCGTGCTGCCGCCGGTCGAGGCCGAGGCTGTCACGTCGCTCTTCGGGCTGCTGCTCGACAACCTGAGGCTGGCACTCTCGACGCTGATTTCCGGTGACGAGCGCGGGGCGCGCGCGTTGCTCGACGCCAAGCGGCGTTTCAATGAGCGCGAACACGCTCTGGCGACGCAGCATCTCGCGAGCCTGCGCAACAGCAATCCCGCGTCGGGCCTCGACGCGAGCGCGCTCTATCTGGCCGTGCTGCGTGACCTGAAGCAGATCGACTCCCACCTGGCGGCGGTCGCTTACCCCCTGCCGGAGGCCGAGTCCCGACAATCGGCAACTGAATCGACGGAGGCATGCCCATGA
- a CDS encoding metal/formaldehyde-sensitive transcriptional repressor, with protein MTHSEKEKQKLVNRMRRIRGQIDAIQRVLEEDGSCLAILQQATACRGALDGFIAEVVEDHIREHVIDPERRGSPQSEAAEELIEIMHSYLT; from the coding sequence ATGACACACTCGGAAAAGGAAAAGCAGAAGCTCGTGAATCGCATGCGTCGGATCCGCGGCCAGATCGACGCGATCCAGCGCGTGCTGGAGGAGGACGGCTCCTGTCTCGCCATCTTGCAGCAGGCGACCGCCTGCCGGGGCGCGCTCGACGGCTTCATCGCCGAAGTGGTCGAAGACCATATCCGCGAGCATGTGATCGATCCCGAGCGGCGCGGCAGCCCGCAGAGCGAGGCCGCCGAGGAGCTGATCGAGATCATGCATTCCTACCTGACCTGA
- a CDS encoding carbohydrate porin, with amino-acid sequence MKHVRLKAPPLLGFAAIAFTLGLTHPAMSQEAPAATLPAATLPAAEGGATQAPGGDAPADAAKPTGFWERDTLTGDWGGVRSTLQDAGIKLGVVETSDLLANVTGGAKTGALYEGLTALTLDLDLEKLSGWTGATIHASAWQIHGRGFSANNVKSLMPQSSVEADRGSLLSDLYFEQALFDGAASVRIGQQAVDDEFIISKTATLFVNSNFGYPALPSLDQPSGGPDYPFATPGVRLKLAPTDQLTVLAGAFNGDPAGPGAGDPQLRNPSGTAFRFSDGVLAFLEAQYAINQSKDAEGLPGTYKLGAWYDSQPFADQHFDRLGLSLADPRSNGVARQHNGDWSIYAIADQMLWRRPGTDDQGLSAFARVMGAPADRNLVDFDAAGGFSFKGPLEGRDDDQVGLAASYSRISNRASRLDADFLRLVPGRPVRDQESSIELTYMAQVTPWWQLQPDLQYIVHPGGNAPLPSDPSQRRTIGNAFVIGLRTTVTF; translated from the coding sequence ATGAAGCACGTCCGACTGAAGGCGCCGCCCCTGTTGGGGTTCGCCGCAATCGCCTTCACGCTGGGCCTGACGCATCCGGCCATGAGCCAAGAGGCGCCGGCCGCGACGCTACCCGCCGCGACGCTACCCGCCGCCGAGGGTGGCGCGACCCAAGCCCCCGGCGGCGACGCGCCGGCCGACGCTGCCAAGCCGACCGGCTTCTGGGAGCGCGATACGCTCACCGGCGACTGGGGGGGCGTGCGCTCGACGCTCCAGGATGCCGGCATCAAGCTCGGCGTGGTCGAGACCAGCGACCTGCTGGCCAATGTCACGGGCGGCGCCAAGACCGGTGCGCTCTACGAGGGGCTCACCGCGCTGACGCTCGACCTTGACCTCGAGAAGCTGTCTGGCTGGACCGGGGCCACGATCCATGCCAGCGCCTGGCAGATCCATGGCCGCGGCTTCAGCGCCAACAATGTGAAGAGCCTGATGCCGCAGAGCAGCGTCGAGGCCGATCGCGGCAGCCTGTTGTCCGACCTCTATTTCGAACAGGCTCTGTTCGACGGCGCCGCCTCGGTCCGCATCGGCCAGCAGGCGGTCGACGACGAGTTCATCATCAGCAAGACGGCGACGCTCTTCGTCAATTCGAACTTCGGCTATCCGGCGCTGCCGTCGCTCGATCAGCCGTCGGGCGGGCCGGATTATCCGTTTGCGACACCCGGCGTCCGGCTGAAGCTCGCGCCGACGGACCAGCTGACGGTCCTGGCCGGCGCCTTCAATGGTGATCCGGCCGGTCCGGGCGCCGGCGATCCGCAATTGCGCAACCCGTCCGGCACCGCCTTCCGCTTCAGCGACGGCGTGTTGGCCTTCCTCGAGGCGCAATATGCGATCAACCAGTCGAAGGATGCCGAGGGCTTGCCAGGCACGTACAAGCTCGGCGCCTGGTACGACTCCCAGCCGTTCGCTGACCAGCATTTCGATCGCCTGGGCCTGTCGCTCGCCGACCCGCGCTCAAACGGTGTCGCGCGGCAGCATAACGGCGACTGGAGCATCTATGCGATCGCCGACCAGATGCTATGGCGGCGGCCGGGGACGGACGACCAGGGCCTGTCCGCCTTTGCCCGTGTCATGGGTGCGCCGGCCGACCGGAACCTGGTGGATTTCGATGCCGCCGGCGGCTTCAGCTTCAAGGGACCGCTCGAGGGGCGCGACGACGATCAGGTCGGGCTGGCGGCCAGCTACAGCCGGATCTCGAACAGGGCGAGCCGGCTCGATGCGGATTTCCTGCGCCTCGTGCCTGGGCGGCCGGTGCGCGACCAGGAGAGCTCCATCGAGCTGACCTACATGGCGCAGGTGACGCCCTGGTGGCAGCTGCAGCCCGACCTGCAATATATCGTGCACCCCGGCGGCAACGCGCCGCTGCCGAGCGACCCGTCGCAGCGGCGGACGATCGGCAATGCCTTCGTGATTGGCCTGCGCACGACGGTCACGTTCTGA
- a CDS encoding ABC transporter permease: MRGDSFLFAITPRRELLPNRWDLVAFPLIIGLLALTMIGGKQMSAPLTILDAGAVTLDPANLPEYALRTTLRMLAALVWSVVFTLVYGTLAAKSRRAELVLIPILDILQSVPVLSYISFTVLFFMALFPGKVAGAELAAIFAIFTAQAWNMTFSFYQSLRTVPRDLDEASRGFRFSAWQRFWRLEVPFAMPGLIWNMMMSMSGSWFFVVAVEAVTVGDTTITLPGIGAYLSKAIDDRNLSAVGWTIVAMIVVIILYDQLMFRPLVAWADKFRFEMTAAQAAPESWFLDMMRRARLVQHVGQPIGWLIRGFLRLRVPMPQGRQQTNVRRSPMSKIIDWAWYVVVAIGTIYVAWSIIDFITAELGWSDLWTVLTLGFYTLLRVAILIVVASLIWVPLGVMIGLRPKLAERVQPLAQFLAAFPSNLLFPIAVVVILKYKLNPDIWLSPLIILGTQWYILFNVIAGATTYPNELREAADNFKIRGWQWWRKVMLPGIFPYYVTGAITASGGAWNASIVAEVVKWGDDTVKAHGLGAYITDTTTAADYPKIVLGVAVMSFFVIVFNRTIWRPLYAYAERRFRLD, from the coding sequence ATGCGCGGTGATTCCTTCCTGTTCGCGATCACGCCGCGGCGTGAGCTGCTGCCCAACCGCTGGGATCTGGTCGCATTCCCACTGATCATCGGCTTGCTGGCGCTGACGATGATCGGCGGCAAGCAGATGAGCGCGCCGCTTACCATCCTCGACGCCGGCGCGGTGACGCTCGACCCCGCCAACCTGCCGGAATACGCGCTGCGCACGACGTTGCGCATGCTGGCGGCCCTCGTCTGGTCGGTTGTCTTCACGCTCGTCTACGGCACGCTCGCGGCCAAGAGCCGGCGGGCCGAACTCGTGCTGATCCCGATCCTCGACATCCTCCAGTCGGTGCCGGTCCTAAGCTACATCTCGTTCACAGTGCTGTTCTTCATGGCGCTGTTTCCGGGCAAGGTCGCGGGAGCGGAGCTGGCGGCGATCTTCGCCATCTTCACGGCCCAGGCCTGGAACATGACCTTCAGCTTCTACCAGTCGCTGCGGACGGTGCCGCGCGACCTGGACGAGGCGTCGCGCGGCTTCCGGTTTTCCGCCTGGCAACGCTTCTGGCGGCTCGAAGTGCCATTCGCCATGCCGGGCCTCATCTGGAACATGATGATGTCCATGTCGGGCAGCTGGTTCTTCGTGGTCGCGGTCGAAGCGGTCACGGTCGGCGACACGACGATCACGCTGCCCGGTATCGGCGCCTATCTGTCGAAGGCGATCGACGACCGCAACCTCAGTGCCGTCGGCTGGACGATCGTGGCCATGATCGTGGTCATCATCCTCTACGACCAGCTGATGTTCCGGCCGCTCGTCGCCTGGGCCGACAAGTTCCGCTTCGAGATGACTGCGGCGCAGGCGGCCCCCGAGTCCTGGTTCCTCGACATGATGCGCCGGGCCCGCCTCGTGCAGCACGTGGGTCAGCCGATCGGCTGGCTCATCCGCGGCTTCCTGCGCCTGCGCGTGCCGATGCCCCAGGGCCGGCAGCAAACGAATGTGCGGCGCTCGCCCATGTCGAAGATCATCGACTGGGCGTGGTATGTGGTCGTGGCCATCGGTACGATCTACGTCGCCTGGAGCATCATTGACTTCATCACCGCCGAACTGGGCTGGAGCGATCTCTGGACCGTTCTGACGCTCGGTTTCTACACGTTGTTGCGCGTCGCAATCCTGATCGTGGTCGCCTCGCTCATCTGGGTTCCGCTCGGCGTCATGATCGGCCTGCGCCCCAAGCTCGCTGAGCGCGTGCAGCCGCTGGCGCAATTCCTGGCGGCCTTCCCGTCGAACCTGCTGTTCCCGATCGCGGTCGTGGTGATCCTCAAATATAAGCTCAACCCGGATATCTGGCTGTCGCCGCTCATCATCCTCGGCACACAATGGTACATCCTGTTCAACGTCATCGCCGGGGCCACGACCTATCCGAACGAGCTCCGGGAAGCGGCGGACAATTTCAAGATCCGCGGCTGGCAATGGTGGCGCAAGGTCATGCTGCCGGGCATCTTCCCCTATTACGTGACCGGGGCGATCACCGCGTCCGGCGGCGCCTGGAACGCTTCCATCGTGGCCGAGGTCGTGAAGTGGGGCGATGACACCGTCAAGGCCCACGGCCTCGGCGCCTACATCACCGACACCACCACGGCAGCCGACTATCCCAAGATCGTGCTCGGCGTCGCCGTCATGTCGTTCTTCGTCATTGTGTTCAACCGCACCATCTGGCGTCCGCTCTATGCCTATGCCGAGCGCCGGTTCCGGTTGGATTGA
- a CDS encoding peroxiredoxin, with product MSIQLGTIAPDFTQTSSTGEIRFHDWLGSSWGVLFSHPKDFTPVCTTELAEAARLKPEFDKRNVKIIGLSVDSSENHGKWADDIEETQGQKLNFPVLADGDRKVSSLYGMIHPEADPSVTVRAVYIIDANKKVRLTLTYPPSTGRNFAEILRVIDSLQLTDQHKVATPVNWTDGDDVIIVPSLSDADAKERFPEGWKTLKPYLRVVKQPKRA from the coding sequence ATGTCCATTCAACTGGGTACCATCGCCCCCGATTTCACGCAGACGTCCAGCACCGGCGAGATCCGCTTCCACGATTGGCTGGGGTCGAGCTGGGGCGTGCTGTTCAGCCATCCCAAGGACTTCACCCCGGTGTGCACGACCGAGCTCGCCGAGGCCGCGCGGCTCAAGCCCGAGTTCGACAAGCGCAACGTCAAGATCATCGGCCTTTCGGTCGACAGCTCTGAGAATCACGGCAAGTGGGCCGACGACATCGAGGAGACCCAGGGCCAGAAGCTCAACTTTCCGGTGCTGGCCGACGGCGACCGCAAAGTCTCGTCGCTCTACGGCATGATCCATCCCGAGGCCGATCCCTCGGTCACGGTGCGCGCGGTCTACATCATCGATGCGAACAAGAAGGTCCGGCTGACGCTCACTTATCCGCCGTCGACGGGCCGGAACTTCGCCGAGATCCTGCGCGTGATCGACAGCCTGCAGCTGACCGACCAGCACAAGGTCGCGACCCCGGTCAATTGGACGGACGGCGACGACGTCATCATCGTGCCGTCGCTGTCGGACGCCGACGCCAAGGAGCGCTTCCCCGAGGGTTGGAAGACGCTGAAGCCGTACCTGCGCGTCGTGAAGCAGCCGAAGCGCGCCTAA
- a CDS encoding ABC transporter ATP-binding protein produces the protein MLNLVQTQAAPGAEVLSAKGVRQGFEKSAGELLVLDNVDLTLRDGEIVALLGRSGSGKSTLLRIIAGLIRPSAGEVMYRGEPVKGPAEGIAMVFQTFALFPWLTVLQNVEAGLEALGVDPKESRKRALAAIDLIGLDGFESAYPRELSGGMRQRVGFARALVVDPTILLMDEPFSALDVLTAETLRTDLLDLWMEKRLPTKSVLLVTHNIEEAVFMADRILVFSSNPGRVAAEIRVPFAHPRDRLDPTFRQMVDEIYAKMTARPAPDAKGKVKGVEIGTWIPRVSTNIMAGLLETVAAAPYSGRADLPEIARSLQLEGDELFPAAEALQNLGFAEVRDADIHLTMPGRVFAEADTQQRKRMFSDHLLRHYPLAAHIRRVLDERPGHRAPRVRFEQELEDYLSDDAAEETIDTIINWGRYGEVFSYEDQAEMFSLENPEG, from the coding sequence ATGTTGAATCTGGTTCAGACCCAAGCGGCGCCCGGCGCCGAAGTGCTGTCGGCCAAGGGCGTCCGCCAGGGCTTCGAGAAGAGTGCCGGCGAGCTGCTCGTCCTCGACAATGTCGACCTCACGCTGCGCGACGGCGAGATCGTGGCGCTGCTCGGCCGATCCGGCTCGGGCAAGTCCACGCTGCTCCGCATCATCGCCGGCCTGATCCGGCCCAGCGCCGGCGAGGTGATGTATCGCGGCGAGCCGGTCAAGGGGCCGGCCGAGGGCATCGCGATGGTGTTCCAGACCTTCGCGCTCTTCCCGTGGCTGACCGTGCTGCAGAACGTCGAGGCCGGGCTCGAGGCACTGGGCGTCGATCCCAAGGAATCGCGCAAGCGCGCGCTGGCGGCGATCGACCTCATCGGTCTCGACGGCTTCGAATCGGCCTATCCGCGCGAGCTCTCGGGCGGCATGCGGCAGCGTGTGGGCTTCGCCCGCGCCCTCGTCGTCGACCCGACCATCCTCTTGATGGACGAGCCGTTCTCGGCGCTCGACGTGCTGACGGCGGAGACGCTCCGCACCGATCTGCTCGATCTCTGGATGGAGAAGCGGCTGCCGACCAAGTCGGTGCTGCTCGTCACCCATAATATCGAAGAGGCCGTGTTCATGGCCGACCGCATCCTGGTGTTCTCGTCGAACCCGGGGCGCGTCGCGGCCGAGATCAGGGTGCCGTTCGCGCACCCGCGCGACCGGCTCGACCCGACGTTCCGCCAGATGGTCGACGAGATCTATGCCAAGATGACGGCAAGGCCGGCACCCGACGCCAAGGGCAAGGTCAAGGGCGTCGAGATCGGCACCTGGATCCCGCGCGTCTCGACCAACATCATGGCCGGTCTGCTCGAGACGGTCGCGGCGGCCCCCTACAGCGGCCGGGCCGACCTGCCCGAGATCGCGCGCAGCCTGCAGCTCGAAGGCGACGAGCTGTTCCCGGCGGCGGAAGCGCTGCAGAACCTGGGCTTCGCTGAAGTGCGGGATGCCGACATCCACCTGACCATGCCGGGCCGGGTGTTTGCCGAGGCCGATACCCAGCAGCGCAAGCGCATGTTCTCGGACCATCTGCTGCGCCACTATCCGCTCGCGGCCCATATCCGCCGCGTGCTGGACGAGCGTCCGGGCCACCGCGCGCCGCGCGTGCGCTTCGAGCAGGAGCTCGAGGATTACCTGAGCGACGATGCGGCCGAGGAGACGATCGACACGATCATTAACTGGGGCCGCTATGGCGAGGTCTTCTCCTACGAGGACCAGGCCGAGATGTTCAGCCTGGAGAATCCCGAAGGCTGA
- a CDS encoding MgtC/SapB family protein: protein MDWHVILLRLGYALLLGSAIGFERQWRQKMAGLRTNALVALGAAGFVVFSGLYPGEGSPTRMAAQIVSGIGFLGAGVIMRDGFNVQGLNTAATLWCSAMVGAFSGGGFFIASGIAAAFVVATNMVLRPLVRLINRQGSTAASEVETHYAVSVTCRAAEEAHIRSLLLHALSGAGLGLRRLDSEDAPDTVKVVVTAQAVAASPKHAALEQIIGRLSLEPYVSAARWQVERQVADV, encoded by the coding sequence ATGGATTGGCACGTCATTCTGCTGCGCTTGGGCTACGCGCTGCTGCTGGGCTCGGCGATCGGCTTCGAGCGGCAATGGCGCCAGAAGATGGCTGGCTTGCGCACGAATGCGCTGGTGGCGCTCGGCGCCGCCGGCTTTGTCGTGTTCTCCGGCCTCTATCCGGGCGAAGGCAGCCCGACGCGCATGGCGGCGCAGATCGTCTCGGGCATCGGCTTCCTCGGCGCCGGCGTCATCATGCGCGACGGCTTCAATGTCCAGGGCCTGAACACGGCCGCGACGCTCTGGTGCTCGGCCATGGTGGGCGCCTTCTCGGGCGGCGGCTTCTTCATCGCGAGCGGCATCGCCGCGGCTTTCGTCGTGGCGACCAACATGGTGCTACGGCCGCTCGTGCGGCTGATCAACCGGCAAGGCTCGACCGCGGCGAGTGAGGTCGAGACGCACTATGCGGTTTCGGTCACCTGCCGGGCCGCCGAGGAGGCGCATATCCGCTCGCTGCTGCTGCACGCGCTGTCCGGCGCCGGCCTCGGCCTCCGCCGGCTCGACAGCGAAGACGCCCCGGACACGGTCAAGGTGGTGGTGACAGCCCAGGCGGTGGCAGCGTCGCCGAAGCATGCGGCGCTGGAGCAAATCATCGGGCGGCTCAGCCTCGAGCCCTATGTCTCGGCCGCCCGCTGGCAGGTCGAGCGCCAGGTGGCGGACGTCTGA
- a CDS encoding NRAMP family divalent metal transporter encodes MSAIEIDNAPRSAVLDDAHLGDIRGAFGTIRQGDIAPRTGWWARFKTLLAILGPGLIVMVGDNDAGAFGTYTQAGQNYGTSLLWTLLLLVPVLYVNQEMVLRLGAVTGVGHARLIFARFGKFWGAFSVIDLFLLNALTIVTEFIGITLALDYLGISKELGVVAAAVLVIAAAGTGDFRRFERFAMLLCFGSLLLVPVFLAVHPPMGQVALDFVKPQLPADGKLADVMLLIIGIVGTTVAPWQLFFQQSYVIDKRITPRFMRYERADLWFGIVLVIIGAVAMMAFTAATFQGQAEFGNFTDAGGVSAGLEKYVGKVPGVLFAVALIDASIIGAAAVSLSTAYALGDVLSLKHSLHRKATDAKGFYAVYAGLIALAAALVLTPGTPLGLLTNAVQSLAGVLLPSATVFLLLLCNDKAVLGPWVNGRWLNLFTGAVIAILVTLSIILTASVIFPDIEGDTIVLMLEAGGGVTVVVAAISWAIHRSRGDVVRPIDRTGQATWRMPPLDRLKAVRLSLQNKIWMSVLRLYLVGAGGLVLWRIVLLAVGGGE; translated from the coding sequence ATGTCCGCCATCGAAATCGACAACGCGCCGCGTTCGGCGGTGCTCGACGACGCCCATTTGGGCGATATCCGCGGGGCATTCGGCACGATCCGCCAGGGCGACATCGCGCCGCGCACCGGCTGGTGGGCGCGCTTCAAGACCCTGCTCGCCATTCTTGGCCCCGGCCTCATCGTCATGGTCGGCGACAATGACGCGGGCGCGTTCGGCACCTATACCCAGGCCGGCCAGAACTATGGCACGAGCCTGCTCTGGACGCTGCTGCTGCTGGTGCCCGTGCTCTACGTGAACCAGGAGATGGTGCTGCGTCTTGGCGCCGTCACCGGCGTCGGCCATGCCCGGCTGATCTTCGCCCGGTTCGGCAAGTTCTGGGGCGCGTTCAGCGTCATCGATCTGTTCCTCCTGAACGCGCTTACCATCGTGACCGAGTTCATCGGCATCACGCTGGCGCTCGACTATCTGGGCATCTCCAAGGAGCTCGGCGTCGTGGCCGCAGCCGTGCTGGTGATCGCCGCCGCCGGGACCGGCGACTTCCGCCGCTTCGAGCGGTTCGCGATGCTCCTGTGTTTCGGCAGCCTGCTGCTGGTGCCGGTGTTCCTGGCGGTGCATCCGCCGATGGGGCAGGTGGCACTCGACTTCGTCAAGCCGCAGCTTCCGGCCGACGGCAAACTGGCGGACGTCATGCTGCTGATCATCGGCATCGTCGGCACGACGGTGGCGCCCTGGCAGCTGTTCTTCCAGCAGAGCTACGTCATCGACAAGCGCATCACGCCGCGCTTCATGCGGTATGAGCGCGCCGACCTGTGGTTCGGCATCGTGCTCGTCATCATCGGCGCTGTCGCCATGATGGCGTTCACGGCGGCAACATTCCAGGGCCAGGCCGAGTTCGGCAATTTCACCGATGCCGGCGGCGTGTCGGCGGGGCTCGAAAAATACGTCGGCAAGGTGCCGGGCGTGCTGTTCGCGGTGGCGCTGATCGACGCCAGCATCATCGGCGCTGCCGCCGTGTCGCTGTCGACGGCCTATGCGCTGGGCGATGTGCTGTCGCTGAAGCACTCGCTGCATCGCAAGGCGACGGACGCGAAGGGCTTCTACGCGGTCTATGCCGGGCTGATCGCGCTGGCGGCGGCGCTCGTGCTGACGCCGGGCACGCCGCTCGGGCTGCTCACCAACGCGGTGCAGAGCCTGGCCGGCGTCCTGCTGCCGAGCGCCACCGTGTTCCTGCTGCTGCTGTGCAACGACAAGGCGGTGCTGGGGCCCTGGGTCAACGGCCGCTGGCTGAACCTGTTCACCGGCGCCGTCATCGCCATCCTCGTCACGCTCTCGATCATCCTGACGGCGTCGGTCATCTTCCCGGACATCGAGGGCGACACCATCGTCCTCATGCTGGAAGCCGGGGGCGGCGTCACGGTGGTCGTGGCGGCGATCAGCTGGGCGATCCATCGCAGCCGTGGCGATGTGGTCCGGCCCATCGACCGCACCGGCCAGGCAACCTGGCGGATGCCGCCGCTCGATCGGCTCAAGGCCGTTCGGCTGTCGCTGCAGAACAAGATCTGGATGAGCGTGCTGCGGCTCTATCTGGTCGGTGCCGGCGGGCTGGTGCTCTGGCGCATCGTGCTGCTCGCGGTCGGGGGCGGCGAATGA
- a CDS encoding 2-dehydropantoate 2-reductase: MSRRIAIFGAGAIGGLLGAKLALAGVDVTVVARGPHLAAMRARGLTLISGGERHVVPVRAVEDPAEAGVQDYVIVTLKAHSLPAAAPAIARLMGPESALVTGINGIPYWYFHGLDGPLSGRHVESVDPDGVVWRTLPPAQVIGAVVYPAAEVVEPGVIEHTYGDRFSLGEPDGSRSERGQILSQLLVQAGFKAPLRPGIRDEIWVKLWGNLAFNPLSALTGSTLDRLGTRPDLRAVARTMMLEGQAVGEAVGAKFSIDVEKRIDGAAEVGAHKTSMLQDLERGRPMEIDALLGAIVELGRLTEVATPACDLILALVRERARLAGCY; encoded by the coding sequence ATGAGCCGCCGGATCGCGATCTTCGGCGCCGGGGCCATCGGCGGGCTGCTCGGCGCGAAGCTGGCACTCGCCGGCGTCGACGTCACGGTCGTGGCGCGCGGCCCGCATCTGGCGGCGATGCGGGCGCGCGGCCTCACGCTCATCAGCGGCGGCGAGCGCCATGTCGTGCCGGTGAGAGCCGTCGAGGACCCGGCCGAGGCCGGCGTGCAGGACTATGTCATCGTCACCTTGAAGGCCCATTCGCTGCCCGCCGCCGCCCCGGCCATCGCCCGGCTGATGGGGCCGGAGAGCGCGCTCGTCACCGGGATCAACGGCATCCCCTATTGGTATTTCCACGGGCTCGACGGGCCGTTGAGCGGCCGGCACGTCGAGAGCGTCGACCCTGACGGCGTCGTCTGGCGCACGCTGCCGCCCGCGCAAGTGATCGGCGCCGTCGTCTACCCAGCCGCCGAAGTGGTCGAGCCGGGCGTGATCGAGCATACCTACGGCGACCGTTTCAGCCTGGGCGAGCCCGACGGCAGCCGCAGCGAGCGTGGCCAGATCCTGTCGCAGCTCCTGGTCCAGGCCGGCTTCAAGGCGCCGCTCCGCCCCGGCATCCGCGACGAGATCTGGGTCAAGCTGTGGGGCAACCTCGCCTTCAACCCGCTCTCGGCGCTGACCGGCTCGACGCTCGACCGGCTCGGCACCCGCCCCGACCTGCGCGCGGTCGCCCGTACCATGATGCTCGAGGGCCAGGCGGTCGGCGAGGCGGTCGGCGCCAAGTTCTCGATCGACGTCGAGAAGCGTATCGACGGTGCCGCCGAAGTCGGCGCGCACAAGACCTCGATGCTGCAGGATCTGGAGCGCGGCCGGCCGATGGAGATCGACGCGCTCTTGGGCGCCATCGTCGAGCTGGGCCGCTTGACTGAGGTCGCAACACCGGCATGCGACCTGATCCTGGCGCTGGTGCGCGAGCGGGCGCGCCTTGCCGGCTGCTACTGA